Sequence from the Catenuloplanes indicus genome:
CGAAGACCGGCCTCGCGCCTGGTGACCCCGGCATGCCCGGGGCCGGACCGCAGCGGGAGCCTGCCGTGAACCATGACCTGTACGAGATCATCCACCGTCGCCGCGACGTGCGCGGCCAGTTCACCGGCGAGCCGGTGCCGGACGACGTGCTGGACCGGGTGCTCGACGCCGCGCACGCCGCACCGAGCGTGGGCCTGTCCCAGCCGTGGGATTTCGTGATCGTCCGCGGGCGCGCGGCGCGGGAGCAGTTCCACGCGCACGTACGCCGGGAGCGAGAGATCTTCGCGGCCACGCTGGACGGTGACGCGGCGGCCCGGTTCGCGCGCATCAAGATCGACGGAGTGCTGGAGTCGACGCTGTCCATCGTGGTCACCTACGACCCGGACCGCGGCGGTCCCGCCGTGCTCGGGCGGCACGCGATCGCGGACGCCGGCCTCTACTCCGCCTGTCTCGCGGTGCAGAACCTGTGGCTGGCCGCGACCGCGGAACGGCTCGGCGTGGGCTGGGTGTCGTTCTACCGCGAGGAGTTCGTCCGCGATCTGCTCGGCATCCCGGCGACGATCCGGCCGATCGCGTGGCTGTGCATGGGGCCGGTCACGCACCTCGAGGAGACCCCGGACCTGGAACGCCACGGCTGGCGCCGACGCCGCCCACTGCACCTCGCCCGGCACGACGACCGCTGGGGCGGCCGGGACCGGCGATAGGCCGGCGGGTCACGGAACGTGGTGGCGGGTGCCGCGGCGGCGGATCAGTGGCGTGTGGCGCGCTCCGGGGACGGCGCCGTGTGCAGCGCGGACGCGGTCAGCAGGGAGAGCGCGAACACGCCGATCAGGCGGGCGCCCGTGGTGTGCACCAGGAAGGCGCCCGGCAGCTGGGAGATCAGCACCGTGCCGGCCACGGCCACCAGCGCGGCGGCACCCCAGAACCGGCCCCGCCGCGTCGCCACGGCCGGTGGATCGCCGTGCCAGGCGCGCAGCAGCCGGCGTCGTCCGATGTGGACCGCCAGCAGCAGCGAGGCGATCGCGCCGCCGACCGTCGAGGCCAGATCGGCGACCGGCGCGTGCTCGGTGACCGCGTCCCAGACCTGGTGGGACGCGGCACCGAGCAGCGCCGACAGCACGGTCACCAGGAACGCCGGGCGGCTCGCGCCCAGCACGCCGTAGTCGCGCGGCGCCAGCCACACCGGCCGCGCGGGCAGGTGCGCGGCGACGACCGGCGCGGCCCGGCGCACCAGGATCGCGCACGCCAGCGTGACCGGCAGGCAGAACAGCGGAAGGCCGGCCGGCCCGTGCGCCAGCTGGTAGAGCGCGATACCGCGGACCGACTCCAGGACGGTGCCGTCCAGCGCGTACGCCAGGTCCGGCGACGCCGACCCGATCACCAGCGCCACCCCGTCGAACCAGCGTGGCCGCCACAATTTGAGCGGGAGCGGTAACGCGGCGTGCGAGGGGAACGTCAGCGGCATGCCCGCACCCTAGCGATGGATGAGGTCAGCGGGCGTGGCGGCGGTGCAGGCCGGCGAGCCGGCCGAGCGTGTCGGTCACGGTGCGGCGCTGCCGGTCGGTGAGCGCGGCCGCCGCGTCGGCGATGTCGTCCGCCAGTGGCCGCAGCTCGTCAACCAGCCGCTGCCGCGCGTACGGCGTGATCGCGACCGTCTGCCGGCGCCGGTCCGTGAGGTGCGGCCGCCGTTTCGCGAAGCCGCGCTGCTCCAGCCGGTCGACCAGCCCGGTCGCGGCACCGGACGTGACACCCAGCAGCCGGCCGAGTTCGACCGGACCCATCGGTTCGCCGGAGATCGAGAGGTGCTTGAGCGCGAGGTAGTCGCCCGCGGTCAGGCCCATGCGGCGGGCGACGGCCGCGTCGAGTTCGGCGGCGGCGACGGCGAGGTGGTGCACGGCCCACGCCAGATCGCCCGCGGCGGACGGATGCTCGGACATGCGGAAGAGCATACGATGGCTTAGAAACTAAGCTGTCCACAATGGGAGGTACCGGCGGGCGACCGCATCCGCTCACTGACGCTCGCCGCTGCGACCACCGCGTTCGTGGCCACGCCCACGCTCGGCGCGGTCTTCGGCAACGGCGAACGGACCCGCCGGTACGACACGGTGATCACCCCTCCGGCGTACGCCTTCTGGGGCTGGGCTCCGATCTTCGCCGGCATCGTCGCGTCGACCGGTGATCGCGGCGTTCGTGGCCGGTGCGGCGGGGTCCGGCGGTGGCCGGTGCGGTCGGGCCTGGTCGTTCGGGCGGTGGCCGATGCGGTCGGGCCTGGCGGTTCCGGCGGCCGGTGCGGCTGGGTCCGGCGGTTCCGGTGGCCGGTGGTGACGCCGCCAGAGGAGTCCGGCCGCAAACAGGCCAGCCTCCTAGGATGCGGTAGGCGGTGTGCCGGACCCGCCGGTGACCGCAGCCGCACCAGCGGATCGTTCCGGGCCCCTTCGCGGCGTTACCGGCGGATCGTTCCAGGCGTTTCGCGGCGGCCCACCGGCGGATCACTCCGGGCGCTCCGCGACGGCTGCCAGCGGATCGCTCCGGGCGCTGCGCGGCCGGAATTTCGATACTTGGCAGGCGGTAAGACGAGAAGGGACGCGGAGCGCCGAGATTTGGTATTTGCCGATCGCGAAGGCGGCGCTCGTCCCGGCGGTGCCCGGGCGTCCGGGGCTCAGTGCAGCGCGGCGGCGGGCTGGGAGTCGGCGACGGTACGGGCGGCGCGGACGAAGGCGGCGACCGCCGGGGAGCGGGACGAGGCCGGCCAGACGACGGAGAGCGACACCGGTTCCAGATCCGGTACCGGCCGGTATGCGATGCCCGGCCGGGGGAAGCGCCGCGCCACCCACTCGGGCAGGAACCAGACCGCGCTGCCCACCTCGACCAGGCTGAAGATCTGCGAGAGGTCGCGCAGCCGGGGTGCGGCCGGCGGCGCGACCCGGCCCTGCTCGGCCGGTGAGCCGTAGGGAAGCCGGCGGCCGGCCAGGTCGGGCAGCCGGATGACCGTGCGCGCCGCCAGCGGGTCGGCCGCGGCCAGCGCGACCACGGTCGGGCCGGTCAGCAGCGGTTCGGCGTCCAGGCCACGGGCCTCGAACGCACCGGGCAGCAACGCCACGTCGGCTCGCCCGTCACGCAGCGCCCGCTCCTGGTCTCCCGGCCCGCCGAGCAACAGCTCCACCGGTGGCAGCGGTGCCCCGGGTGACGGCCCGGCCACGATGCCGGGTGACCGCTCGAACGGCACCCCCGCGCCGCGATCCGCGGTAGCTGGGCCGCCCGCGGCGTAGGCGTCCAGGATCGCCGGCAGCAGACCGCCGTCGAAGTCCGCCTTGAGTGCGAGCCGCAGTACCGGCCGCACGGCTCGCCGGGCGCGGTGTTCCGCGGTCGAGATCGCGTCCAGGGCGACTCGCGCGTCCGCCAGCAGCGTCTCGCCGGCCGGGGTGAGCGTCACCTGACGGGTGGTGCGCACCAGCAGCGGGACGCCCAGCTGCCGTTCCAGGTCGCGGATCGCGCGGGACAGCGGCGGCTGGGCCATGCCGAGCCGGGTGGCGGCGCGGCCGAAGTGCCGTTCCTCGGCCACGGCGACGAAGTATCTCAGCTGCCGGGTCTCCAGCCCACTCATACCAGCACGGTATCAATCCGGACGCAGACGGTCTTTCCGTACCGCCGGGGTGTGGGGTTTGACTGTGACACGTCGATACCGCACGGAGGAAGAGAAACGATGATCGTAGTTACCGCTCCCACCGGTCAGATCGGTGCGCACGTGGTGCGCGGGCTGCTCGACGCGGACGTGCCGGTCCGGGTGGTCGCGCGTGATCCGGCGCGGCTGGCGCCGGGAGTCGCCGCGCAGGCCGAGGTGGTGACCGGCTCGCACGGTGACCCGGACGTGATGGCCGCGGCCGTGGACGGTGCGGACACCGTGTTCTGGCTGGTGCCGCCGGATCCGGCCGCGGCGGGGGTGGATCAGGCCTTCGCCGGGTTCGCGCGGCCGGTGCTGGACGCGCTCGCCGGCCGGCGGGTGGTCGCGGTGTCCGCGCTCGGGCGCGGGACGCCGGTCGCGGCGCGGGCCGGGCGGGTGACCGCCACGCACGCGATGGACGACCTGATCGCCGGGACCGCCGCGGCGTACCGTGCGCTGGTGACGTCGTCCTTCATGGACAATCTGCTGCGGCACGTCGGGCCGATCATCACGGACGGCGTGTTCTACGGCCCGCACCGGCCGGATCTGGCGATGCCGCACGTCGCCACGCGGGACGTCGCCGCGGCCGCGGTCCGGCTGCTGCGCGACCGCACGTGGACCGGGCGGGCCGAGGTGCCGGTGCTCGGCCCGGAGGATCTGACGTTCGACCGGATCGCGGAGATCGCGGGTGAGGTGCTGGGGCGGCCGGTCCGGTACCGGCAGGTGCCGGGGGACGCGTTCGTGGCGGCGATGATGCGGGCCGGGAACACCGAGCCGATGGCGCGGAGTCTGCTGGACATGGCACTGGCCAAGAACGACGGCCTGGACGCGGGCGTGGCGCGGACGCCGGGCACGACCGGGCCGACCACATTCCGGCAGTGGTGCCGGGAGGTGCTCCGGCCGGCGGCGGAGCGTAGTGCCGCGATCGCGGGTGGTGCCGGAGGAAGATAGCCGACAGCGGGGCTGGCCGAACGGCCGGTGACCTGGGGTTTTCCGGCGTGCGAGGGTACCGCTCGTGTCTGCACAGGAGGATCCCATGGACGAAGCCCTGACCGCGTACGCCGACGGCCACACCGACGGTCTGAACGGTGTGCGTGACGAGACCCGCGACGGCGACCCGGACTACCGTACCGGCCTGCACGACGGTCAGGTGGCCGCGTTCGAGCGTGATCTCCTGGCCGCGGTCCGCCGGGTGCTGGGCAAGTCCTAGAGCAGCGAGGCCGGGAGCGCGCGATCCGCTCCCGCTCCCGGGCCCCGCCGGCGCTCAGGCCGGTGTCCTCCACTCCGATGCCAGCACCGACCAGATCTCGATGTCGTACCGGGTGCCGCGCAGCGTGTACGCCTGGCGGAGCACGCCCTCGCGGGTCATGCCGAGGCGGCGGGCGACCGCGATGCTGGCGGTGTTGCCGGCCGACACCTGCCATTCGACGCGGTGCAGGCCGCGCTCGCGGATCGCCCAGTCGATGATCAGCGCGGTCGCCCGGGTGATCAGACCCCGGCCGGCCGCGGACGGCTCCAGCCAGGCACCGGCCTCGGCCGTACCGTTCGGCACGCTCATCGTCCGGAAGAGCACGCCGCCGACCAGCGTGCCGGCGGACCAGATGCCCCAGATGCGCCCGGTGTCGGCGGCGGCCTTCTCCGCGTACCCGGTCAGGAACGCCGTCGCGGTCTCCGGCGTGGTGATGGCGTCGGCCAGGCCGATGAACCGGCCGATGAACTCGCGGCCCCGGTCGATGTTGGCCAGCAGCTCGCCGGCCTGCCATGGCTCCAGCGGACGGAGGACCGCGTCGCCGGAGCCGATCGGTACCTCGAACATCAACGGTCGACCGCGTACTTCTCGATCTCGGCGAGCTCGTCGTCGGAGAACGCGAGGTTGCCGAGCGCGGCGATGTTCGTCTCCAGCTGGGTGGTGCTGGACGCGCCGATGATCAGGCTGGTCATCCGCGGGTCGCGCAGCGCCCAGGCGAGCGCGAGCTGGGCGAGGGACTGGCCGCGGCCGGACGCGATCTCGTTGAGCGCGCGGACCTTGCCCATGGTGTCCTCGGACAGGTCGCTCTCGTTCAGGAAGTGGCTGGTCGCGACGCGGGAGTCGGACGGCACGCCGGAGAGGTAACGGTCGGTGAGCAGGCCCTGCTGCAGCGGGCTGAACGCGATGCAGCCGGCGCCGGCGGTCTCCAGCGCGTCGAGCAGGCCGTCGCGCTCGATCCAGCGGTTGAGCATCGAGTACGACGGCTGGTGGATCAGCAGCGGGGTGCCGAGCGTGCGGAGGAGCTCGGCGGCGCGGGTGGTCTGCTCGGCCGTGTAGTTGGAGATGCCGACGTAGAGCGCCTTGCCGGAGCGGACGATCGCGTCCAGCGCGGCCATCGTCTCCTCGAGCGGCGTCTCCGGGTCGGGGCGGTGGTGGTAGAAGATGTCGACGTAGTCCACGCCGAGCCGGCGCAGCGACTGGTCCAGCGACGAGACGAGCTGCTTGCGCGAGCCCCACTCGCCGTACGGCCCGTCCCACATGTGGTAGCCGGCCTTGGAGGAGATGACGATCTCGTCCCGGTACGGCTTCAGGTCGGTGGCCAGCAGCCGGCCGAAGTTGGACTCGGCGGAGCCGGGCGGCGGGCCGTAGTTGTTGGCCAGGTCGAAGTGGGTGACGCCGAGGTCGAACGCCCGCCGGACGATCTCGCGCTGGGTCTCCAGCGGCCGGGTGTCACCGAAGTTGTGCCAGAGGCCGAGCGAGATCGCGGGCAGCTTCAGCCCACTGCGGCCGGATCGCCGGTAGGTCATGGTCTGGTAGCGGTCACGTGCGGGGTTGTACGTCGTCACGCCGGTGAGCCTAACCCCGCGGTACGACGGTCGGTCAGCAGCGCCGGATCGGGTACGTCCCGGTCGTACTGCAGGCAGGCGGCCATCGTGGTCCCGCCGTCTCCCACGGTGATCAGGTCCAGCGCGGGATCCGTGTCGTCACAGACCCTCATTCGGTACGCGCACCGCGCGCGGTAGGGGCACCCCGGCCCGCCGGAGGGCGCGGCCGCGGAGTCCCGGCCGCGGAACAGGTCGATCGTGTGCGGGTGGTGCGGTCCGGCCCACACGTCCTCGGCCCGGCCGTGTTCGACGATCCGCCCGCCGTAGAGCACCGCGACCTCGTCCGCCACGCCGCGCAGCGCGCCCGGGCCGGTGCAGGTGACCACGATCGCGAACCCGTACCGGTCACGCAGCCGGGCCAGCGCGGCCGCCGATCCGGCCGGGGCGTCGTCGATGACCAGTACGTCCGCGTGCCGCTGCCTGGGGGTGAGCACCGGGTCGGCCGTGTCCAGCACGCGGGGGGACGCGGCCGCCAGCCGTTCCGCCCGGCTGGGCCGGGGCGTGTCCGCCCGCAGCTCGATCTCGGGGCCGCCGTCCCGCGGCCGCAGCGTGAGCGTGCCGGTGTGCGCGACGTGGTCGCCGGTGAGCACGCGGGTGAGCGTGCTGCGGCCGCTGCCCGGCTCGCCGGCCACGCCGAGCACGGCACCGGCGGGCAGGTCGAACGAGACCTCGCACAGCGCGGGCCGGTCGCCGCCGAAGCCGGCCGTGACCTGCCGCACGCTGAGCACGAGCCCGGAACGTGCATCTCCGATGCTCAAACGCGCCCCCGAGCGTGTGGTTTTCCGCCTGTTTGCACCCGTTTCACCTGCGATAATGCTAAACGCGAGAAAATGGAAACATCCGGCCGGTTCCGCCGTCAACGGGTAGTCGTCGAGCAGTCGTCCGCAAGCGCCGAAGGGCCCGGACGGCCGCCGAGATCGGCCTGAAACATGATCACTGCTACCGTTGGCGGTGCCGGCATCATCCGTACGGGAGAGACTCGACTTCTCGGGCGCCGAAGGGGCAAATCCTCCCCGGAACCTCTCAGGCAAAAGGACCGTACGGGCAGGCGACTCTGAAGCACGGTTCCACCGTGCGACAGAGGGGGAGGTTGATTCTGTCGACCTCTTCGCCCGAGGAGCCGCATGACCGCCACTTTCGACCCCGATCTCTTCGCCTCGCGCCACATCGGCCC
This genomic interval carries:
- a CDS encoding DUF4184 family protein — encoded protein: MPLTFPSHAALPLPLKLWRPRWFDGVALVIGSASPDLAYALDGTVLESVRGIALYQLAHGPAGLPLFCLPVTLACAILVRRAAPVVAAHLPARPVWLAPRDYGVLGASRPAFLVTVLSALLGAASHQVWDAVTEHAPVADLASTVGGAIASLLLAVHIGRRRLLRAWHGDPPAVATRRGRFWGAAALVAVAGTVLISQLPGAFLVHTTGARLIGVFALSLLTASALHTAPSPERATRH
- a CDS encoding MarR family winged helix-turn-helix transcriptional regulator, with the translated sequence MSEHPSAAGDLAWAVHHLAVAAAELDAAVARRMGLTAGDYLALKHLSISGEPMGPVELGRLLGVTSGAATGLVDRLEQRGFAKRRPHLTDRRRQTVAITPYARQRLVDELRPLADDIADAAAALTDRQRRTVTDTLGRLAGLHRRHAR
- the bluB gene encoding 5,6-dimethylbenzimidazole synthase gives rise to the protein MNHDLYEIIHRRRDVRGQFTGEPVPDDVLDRVLDAAHAAPSVGLSQPWDFVIVRGRAAREQFHAHVRREREIFAATLDGDAAARFARIKIDGVLESTLSIVVTYDPDRGGPAVLGRHAIADAGLYSACLAVQNLWLAATAERLGVGWVSFYREEFVRDLLGIPATIRPIAWLCMGPVTHLEETPDLERHGWRRRRPLHLARHDDRWGGRDRR
- a CDS encoding LysR family transcriptional regulator — protein: MSGLETRQLRYFVAVAEERHFGRAATRLGMAQPPLSRAIRDLERQLGVPLLVRTTRQVTLTPAGETLLADARVALDAISTAEHRARRAVRPVLRLALKADFDGGLLPAILDAYAAGGPATADRGAGVPFERSPGIVAGPSPGAPLPPVELLLGGPGDQERALRDGRADVALLPGAFEARGLDAEPLLTGPTVVALAAADPLAARTVIRLPDLAGRRLPYGSPAEQGRVAPPAAPRLRDLSQIFSLVEVGSAVWFLPEWVARRFPRPGIAYRPVPDLEPVSLSVVWPASSRSPAVAAFVRAARTVADSQPAAALH
- a CDS encoding GNAT family N-acetyltransferase — encoded protein: MFEVPIGSGDAVLRPLEPWQAGELLANIDRGREFIGRFIGLADAITTPETATAFLTGYAEKAAADTGRIWGIWSAGTLVGGVLFRTMSVPNGTAEAGAWLEPSAAGRGLITRATALIIDWAIRERGLHRVEWQVSAGNTASIAVARRLGMTREGVLRQAYTLRGTRYDIEIWSVLASEWRTPA
- the mgrA gene encoding L-glyceraldehyde 3-phosphate reductase, translating into MTTYNPARDRYQTMTYRRSGRSGLKLPAISLGLWHNFGDTRPLETQREIVRRAFDLGVTHFDLANNYGPPPGSAESNFGRLLATDLKPYRDEIVISSKAGYHMWDGPYGEWGSRKQLVSSLDQSLRRLGVDYVDIFYHHRPDPETPLEETMAALDAIVRSGKALYVGISNYTAEQTTRAAELLRTLGTPLLIHQPSYSMLNRWIERDGLLDALETAGAGCIAFSPLQQGLLTDRYLSGVPSDSRVATSHFLNESDLSEDTMGKVRALNEIASGRGQSLAQLALAWALRDPRMTSLIIGASSTTQLETNIAALGNLAFSDDELAEIEKYAVDR
- a CDS encoding NmrA family NAD(P)-binding protein; protein product: MIVVTAPTGQIGAHVVRGLLDADVPVRVVARDPARLAPGVAAQAEVVTGSHGDPDVMAAAVDGADTVFWLVPPDPAAAGVDQAFAGFARPVLDALAGRRVVAVSALGRGTPVAARAGRVTATHAMDDLIAGTAAAYRALVTSSFMDNLLRHVGPIITDGVFYGPHRPDLAMPHVATRDVAAAAVRLLRDRTWTGRAEVPVLGPEDLTFDRIAEIAGEVLGRPVRYRQVPGDAFVAAMMRAGNTEPMARSLLDMALAKNDGLDAGVARTPGTTGPTTFRQWCREVLRPAAERSAAIAGGAGGR
- a CDS encoding ATP-binding cassette domain-containing protein; the protein is MLSVRQVTAGFGGDRPALCEVSFDLPAGAVLGVAGEPGSGRSTLTRVLTGDHVAHTGTLTLRPRDGGPEIELRADTPRPSRAERLAAASPRVLDTADPVLTPRQRHADVLVIDDAPAGSAAALARLRDRYGFAIVVTCTGPGALRGVADEVAVLYGGRIVEHGRAEDVWAGPHHPHTIDLFRGRDSAAAPSGGPGCPYRARCAYRMRVCDDTDPALDLITVGDGGTTMAACLQYDRDVPDPALLTDRRTAGLGSPA